caaacacttgttgcaacatcatcaaatcatgccgaagtgattgcattatatgaagctactcgggaatgtttttggttgagatcaatgacacaactcattactgattcttgtggactagaacgcgataaaagtccaacaactatctatgaagataatgcagcttgcataacacagatgaaagaagggtatatcaaaagtgaccgaacaaaacacatacctcctagattcttctcatatactcaaaatctcatcaaagacaaccagattaaaatgagatatgttcaatccagcaaaaactctgccgatcttttcaccaaagcacttccaactgctattttcagaatgcatgttcaaaagatgtaacgactcagcgatgtctacttgagggggagtcaactctatgctgcactctttttcccttggctaaagtttttatcccacagggtttttctttagcaaggtttgtaatgaggcagtaacttgtagttgatcttattaaaacaaaattgtcgtccaagggggagtgttatatatATATGGCCGACACTTTCATAAAGTTTGAATTTCATAAAGTGAAGTTTGAATTCACGGATATTATTATTCTACCTAACTGCACAgtaaattattgtattataaatgtcaaaggatgtgatttgcataagatgcacacatagaatatattttcatatatcatcattcttttactctctcttattttaagtagcctatagtcaagaacaaaccgctaaaggtagttataagcctactgaattataacacgaaccaaaccactaaaggtagttataagcctactaaattataacatagggttatttttgtttttgttttatttatttatttatttatttttttgtttttggtCATTTTTGAGATAATTAAATAAAAGGAAAATGAAAAAATAAAGATAAAAGTACAAAAGCCCTAAAAAAACCCAAGTAAACAGGTATGTTTGGAAAGAGAGAAGGCAGCCATTAGCCTAACTTCCAAGTTTATTCAATCACTGAATTGTTCAATCGATAATGGCCACACACTCGTACACAATCCTTCAACTCTCTGGTTATCAAAGTACCAGTAACAATTGCATAAATGCAGGAACAACTCTTCTATCTTCTTCGTCCTCTTTGTGCTTCAAACCATCTAGGGCTCCCCGGCGATTGGGATGTCGGCGTTCCGGCGTATGCTGTTCCTTCTCTTCAATGGAGTCTGCAAAGATTAAGGTTGTCGGCGTCGGTGGCGGTGGCAACAATGCCGTTAATCGCATGATTGGTAGCGGTTTGCAGGTCTCTCCCTCTCTTTATGTTTTTAACCTAATTTTATCCTTTTTTTTCATTGAATTGTTCAGTAATTGTTATATGCATAAGCTTTAGgttaatgtatgtatatgtatcttcCCTCTTTGTAATGAACTTTTTGGCTGTTAATTTTGTTCTATAAggcatgtatatacatgtaatgatgTGTTCCTGTAATTCGATGAAACAACAGGGTGTTGATTTTTACGCCATTAACACGGATTCTCAAGCGCTTGTTCAATCCGTTGCGCAAAACCCAATTCAAATCGGAGAGCTTTTGACTCGTGGACTTGGTCTGCTACTCTGCTTCTTCGTATTCCTTTACGTTCACGTCATCCACTTTTTCAATTTCTATGCGCTTTGCATTTCCTTTTTAGTGCTGGTTGAGTTAATATTGAGAGATGCGTGCAGGTACTGGTGGGAATCCGCTTTTAGGAGAACAGGCTGCAGAGGAATCGAAGGAAGCGATTGGTAATGCTCTTAAAGGATCGGATCTTGTGTTCATAACAGCAGGTATGGGTGGCGGTACAGGCTCCGGTGCCGCTCCAGTAGTAGCACAGATTGCAAAGGAAGCTGGATATTTAACTGTTGGGGTCGTTACTTATCCATTCAGCTTTGAAGGACGTAAAAGATCAGTCCAGGCAGGTGACCGGATTTATATGCTTTTTAAGCCGGTCTTATACCATCCCAATAATCACATAAATATAAAAAGATGATATTGGAAGTAAGATGGtggtagtttgtttgatggtatataGTCGTGCTTGCCTATATATGTATATGCTACAAAggttatattataatttatatctgGTTTTCAGGCTTTGGAGGCTATTGAGAAGCTGCAAAAGAATGTTGACACTCTTATAGTAATCCCAAATGATCGATTACTGGATATTGCTGATGAAAACACACCCCTTCAGGATGCTTTTTTACTTGCTGATGATGTACTCCGCCAAGGAGTTCAAGGAATTTCAGATATTATTACGGTTCGTTCTTTTTAAACAATTAGCTGTTGTTAAGGTGATTTGCATACATCATCACttcattcttctaatttgttttcttgttttacAGATTCCTGGGCTGGTGAATGTGGACTTTGCTGATGTTAAAGCAGTGATGAAAGATTCTGGAACTGCAATGCTTGGTGTGGGGGTTTCGTCAAGCAAAAATCGAGCTGAAGAAGCAGCTGAACAAGCAACTCTGGCACCTTTGATTGGTTCATCGATCCAATCTGCGACTGGAGTCGTTTATAACATTACTGGTGGGAAAGATATAACGTTGCAAGAAGTCAATAGGGTATCTcaggtactactcaaaatcaaCTCTTGCACCTCATTCAAAGTTTGTCCTTAAACAATTCATTCAATTTATTAATAAATCATATATTCTTTTGTGTATTGTCAGGTGGTAACAAGTTTGGCAGATCCTTCAGCAAACATTATATTTGGGGCGGTTGTGGATGAGAGATACAACGGGGAGATCCATGTGACTATCGTTGCTACAGGATTTGCACAATCGTTTCAGAAATCTCTTTTAGCTAACCCTAAAGGAGCAAAACTTGTCGATAGAAATCAAGAAGCCGTACAACCTTTAATCTCCCCAAAATCTTTGAACATGCCATCTGCTACTCCATCTCGCTCTAGGAAACTCTTCTTTTAAACCCTTTTCAGAATACGTTTGCTCTTAATCGTTATGTTCTTCAATGTTATGGTGTGGTTTCCTTTTTTTCCAAGTAGTTGTTAAGAAATGTGTAATAGTTTTCAGTAATTGTTGCAAGATACTGACAGTTGTATTCCAATGGCAAAGGCAAATATGAAGTTTTAGCTTATAAATTCAACAAGATTGTTTGGCTAATTTCACAATAATATAAGTACATGCTAAAAAATTAAAGGTGTAGATTACACAATTCAGGGGAAGGTACAAAGTGAAACATGCTTTGACCAAAAATTTCATAGAGTTTAGGAAGCAAGTGTCCTGCATTTATTTCCTTTTTCCATGCTCTGGATACTGCAATTGATGATATTTGAGATGCACTAAACTTATCCCGCCTGCCGTTAACCCCTGCCATGTTGTCATTAGGCAAATACCTAGGCATCCCGACATCTGAGCCGCCACGAGTAATTGAAAAGCCGCTAGCGGCTCCTTGCATTTCTACCTTTACCAAATGTGAACCGTCACCTGTTGCTACTTTTTTAAGCGGCTGCTCCATCAAGTTGTTCATACTTGCTGCCTTCCGTTTGTCTTGATAAACATAAAAACaacaaatgtaaaaaaaaaaaaaaaaaaaaaaaaaaacattaatatCATATACGCCACATTATGATAAATGACAAGGTTATAAACAAGCCATACTAGGATTTGCTGTCCCGAATTTTCCATTTCTCTTCCAGATGCTATGTGTTGGTGGAGATAAGAAATTGGGGATCATCCTCAGTTGACTGTAAATACAAAGTCCAGCTGCACGCTGCAAAATGTATTACAAATTTGTTTCACAACTCTTCATTTTATAACTAAAGACATAACGTAGGTTAAAACTAAAGTTGAAGGTTACCATTAAGGCACCATGTACTCGCCAGGCCTCCTGTCTTCTACTCTCATTCTTTTGCTTATCTAGTTGCATTTCGGGTTCTATAAATTGTAGATATGAATCAAGATTTGGTAGGATAAGCTGTCGAACCTATTCAATGTAGAATTTAGACTTCAGGCGAGCTTATTCCAATTATATGCATTGCGATACATTTTAGATGATATAACTTTAATCAGTATGACTTTCTCTTAATATCAAGTCCAGTTTTctttaaaaaaagtaaaaaaaaaaaaaaacaatgtgtATGCTTCACCTTTAACAATGAATAATATGTGATAGTGATATACAGTGTATCATATAACAGATATTATGTGACAACGAATACTAGTGAAAAGGGGAAACTAAGGAGGGTACCACACTCGGTCCAAGGGCAGTAATCCCTTTTATAGCACCATAATGCTGGGAAAACGTTTTTGTAGGATCCATAAAAGCGTGAAGAAGAGTCCTACTCACACGTAGATGGAGATTATGATACCCATACCCAAACCTGCCAAAGATAGATAAACATGCTTTCATAAAGAATATACGAGTAAAAGATATGAAAGTCTTTATATAtaatcacacacacacacgcacacacacacacacacacaaaccttCCGCATATCAAGCCCACAAGGTTCGCGGTGAAGTTTCTCAGGTCCCAGTGGTTATCGGTGAACTTGTTTCCCAGGTTTTTTGAAACAAGGCAGGTCATTACAGACGGCATCAGTTGGTGCAGCTGAAGAGAAGAAGCAATTCGAATGCAAACAAAGCATTAGATGCAAATCCGTAAATGACAATTCTAGTTTAGTGAATATCCATCACAAAGTATTTAAAAATGATTACATAAAGTTATTATTTGTACTCACATATGGTTCAATGTGTAGGTGAGGATTCTCTAGAAGACTACGGACAAGGCGCATTAAAGCAAAAAGAAGATGGAGGTTGTTTAACTTACGAGTGACCTGATATCATTATAAGGCATGGGAAAACATGGTTAACAATAATTTGAAGTTGAACATAGTTCAACGCAACCAGTAAAAATGGTGAAGTGAGTACCTCTTCAGCAACAAAATATACAAAGTAAGGAACCAACGGATGGAGCCCTGCATCAGTTGCTAAGCTCAATAACGCTTTGTCAAAGATGATGGAGTTTGACCGACTCACAGTGACGTCTGTGACCTTTTCAAAGTAAAGCTGTACCATAATAAAATAATAGCAAGGTAGAACATGTTATGAGCCGGATCATGTGCCAACAGGATATGATAACAAGTATCCCTAGAAAACGGATCAGATTGGgacggtttgggtaacgggtcaaaacctTTTTTTAAGGTTTCATGTTTACATTGCCAGGCTTTTTTTTCTTTTCAAGACCCCGTTGACCCAAATTTGCGAGTATGGGTCTCAATGGCCAGGTATAATAACAAGTAATGTACCTGAAGCTCTATCGAGAGCACGTGCTTCACAGGAGTTTTATTTTCACCGCCAGAAATCGCGTCTTCTTTGCTATCAGGTTTCTTGTTATCGACAGGGGCTAAAAGTACTGCAGACAAAGTGACAACCATATGTTTATTAATAGTATACATAATAATAATCGGTCATTACACCATCATCCATATTTCATGCATATTTATAAGGATTTATGCACTTGGATCAGGTGTAAGTTAAAAATACCTTCAAGGGGAGCATTTTCAGGAGTAGCAGGCTGTACCCCTTCAATCGCGAGCCAGTGACTGACAACTGCAGTATCTAGAGGTGCTTTGGGAAGCGGGGATTCAATCACCTGAAACATTAATAGTCATACCATATGAATGAAACAATTCAAGTGTTGTAACAATAGGTTTTTAAAAGTACAACCGCTTAATTTGATTACCTCTCTAAGTTCCACATCCTTACTCTCTACATAGAACATATCCTTACTCCTGGCAGCTCTTTTGAACCGCAAAGAGTTCCCGGATCCAACGTATAATGGCTGGACAAGTTGTAACCACAAACAATGAGACTAATAAAGGGAAATTTGAAATGAACTAGTAAAATTCTCCAATGTACTAACTGATATTCATAGTAATAGCCAAAATGCGTTTCACCCCACAGGCGGACCTAGCTTATATCCAGTGGTAGCACGAGCTACCACTTAAATACACGATGTAGTAGAAATTTTTTGCGACTTTTAACTAGTGATACCACTTGATAGTGTAATTATTGTTGTGTGACACCATtaaatattgtaaatttttttgAGCTTTTAACTAGTGATACCTGTGACTACGATTCCTAGATCCGCCATCCACCCAATAGGACAAAACCACTAggcaaataacaataacaatataagtATCATATATCAATAGAAGTTAGAGAAACATAAATACCTCCATTCTTCTTATTTGAAGGGCAGTATCCACATCATCAGAAGTCATAGCAGTTCGCTTTGAATGATGCATACATTTTATAGCCTCCTAAAAATTCGAAACATTTTTTCACATATTCAAACTGTAataattaacaattaacaatatatACTAAATACACTACTAAAAACCTAGAAACCAGATCGAATGAATAAAGTAATTGACCTGCATGATCTCACGAAGACGATACTCAATATCTGCAGCTAGATCAGGATAAACATCCGGCGATAAATTGGAAACGCCGATGGTTTGTTGCACCACTTGAATGGTTTCTTTCTCTACAACGCTCATGTTTTTCTTTGTAATTTTTTCAACAAACTAACAAACTAGGATCACTTCAATTCAATTCGATGCTTACAAGCTACAAAAATTACAATACATAACGTACAATAACTTATCCGATTTCTTTGTTTCTTTTCAACAATTTttcatcatcaaaattattatACCTTCAATTTGGGGGTATCTGATTATGATTTCACTCCGGGGAACCGACCGGTGGAGTAGTATTGGGCCTAATAGTGAAATCTTATTAATAAAGGCCCATGTTGTATAGGTTATCTATAGTCCAGCCCAGTCCAATCTTATCCAATGTAACAAAGGCCTatttttatactttatactttattatttaattatttataatttataataattatactctatttatatatatactttatataattttggttcaaaaatattattactattagtttaTAACATCTTCGTCATccaaaataaatgtatatataaactaGATTCACCGAGAGAAAAGGATCGAATTGCTGGTTGATTTTTTTTTAATATCGAACTTGTTTTTTTCATTAAATTTGTCTGAAGTAATGGAGATTTAATAAGAAGTGCAACAAATCATGAATGATAGACCAACAATGTATACTTTGATCCGACCAATTTATTCACCTTGTTTTTTTTCGAACGGTGATATCGGCATCACTCAGAGTCAATTTAATGATCTTCGCAATCAAGTGTCACTCACTTTTtaagttctattattattatttttttgttttatgataTTTTACTAGTAAATTATATCGATGAAAATACATTTGTCCAATCTAATAGGATTTTTGTCAAATATTATGTAACATAAAGAAAAATATGTAAAGTCTAAGTTGATGAAGATAAAATTTTAAAGGTTAAAATAGAACACTTAAAACGAAACAATATGATTTCTTATAAAAACTAAGTACTTTAGATTATTCACGAGCATTAGGCATATTTGTTTACAACATCCTTCATAGATGGGATGCATGATTGGGCTTTAAACTAACTGTGCAAAAAGATTGTGGGGACTTGGGCAGTGGGAAGCCGTATACGTAACTTGTACCACAATGTGGCATGCTAATTATAATACGGAGTAGTTATTATCTTTGTGTCGTCTTTAAATGTCTTATTGCGTTTGCAACGCGCGCTCATTCTTTCGCTTAACGATGCCATGATGCCACTCTATGCATGCCAACAATAATCAGTAAACTCTTGTCAAAAGTACAGTAGAAACTGAGATACATTCAACCCTGCAATGCCAAATAATAGTTGGCATTCATAATTAAGTTGAAGTGCAGACAAACTTATTAACTCTTTTGTTCATGAAAAAAGGGACTAGCTTTTTATTTGAAATAATGAATCAAAGTTAAGAAACCAATAATGTTGCCTTGTTGTGATGTAAACAAAGAAGGGAATGGACCTTATACTTTTGGCTATGTTGAGTTTCTTTCTTAAGATTTTTTTGGATAACTTTGATTAAAAACATGTTTTTTTGGTTGGGCTAACAATGAGCATGTTCCGGACCCACTTTGTTTTTTTGGTTTCAATCTCTTTGACCCTTACTTAAATTCTTCAATATCAGTTTGGTTACACTGCCTACACCCCACATGGACCTTTCTTGGTGctagctattattatcattaacaaacaGGGAACATCATCAGCTTAAATCTTTATGAGTCCATTCAATCCAATATCTCACAAGGGCATTTGAGTACCTAAAGTTGATTAAATAAGTATCCTATAAACCATACACACTTAAATTTCATCAATGGTTTTTATATAACATACTATACATAACATGTAGCTATTAATGAAGATATTGATTGAGTAGTATAACAGTAAATCATGATAATTTTGTGTCATTCCAATGCACAAACCCTGAATTCCATACAAGTCTACAATTCCCCGCCAATTGCTTAAAACTAAAGCTGTCGATGTCCTTCTAACGTTTGGGTAGCAAGATTGATCAAAGCTAATAGCTAGATATTATTAAAAAGAAAGTTTGTctgttttattttatatatatatatatatatatatatatatatatatatatatatatatatatatatatatatatagtcatgatCAAAAGAGAGGCACACTTTTTTTTGAGGGAGTAGAATTTATTTGTTtatatttttttcgaatttttttttcaacattgagagtacacgaaaatatgaacatttaaaaaaagacATTTtgttatgaatgttattattttggcgggaaaaccctCAAAGAAAAAGCTGATAACATGCATCATGCGtaatgttattcttcgagcgtttGTTTTACatcatatgtgaagtttttttttcaagatttagcccgatttagagttttgggttttgggttttgggcttAGTCCCCAAACCTtaagccctaaactctaaactgttcgtgttaaaaattcaatctaaaccctaatttctaaatccaaaaccctaatttctaaaccctaatggcTAAACCATAATTTttaacccctaatttctaaactctaaattctaaatcctaatttttaaaccgtaaaaaaaaaaactcataagcaaaacattcattgcaatgaatgttatcatttaattCTTCGAGCATTATCACTCCAAAATAATATTCattacaaagtgtcttttttaaatgttcataattTTATGTAATCTTAATGCCTGAtaaagaaaatttaaaaaaaaattaaaaaaattaatttacttcccctttcccccaaaaaagtgcttctctcttgattatatatatatatggtgaagaTCCAGCGCTAAGTGGGTATAagtgggataaggggataagtgattttgtgatttttatatctcgAGTTCTACAGCTCCGATTTAAAAAAGAAAATTGCTGGTATCTATTTTCAGTGTGCAGATTCAGAATTTTTTTTTCCTTCAACTGGagcgttaagatgcatctgatgcatgttatccGCTGTTTTGATGCAgtttgatgcatgttaactgcctttcatgcagcagatgcatcttaacaaaaaacaaagaaaaaatgacttttgattaaaaaaaaaaaaacagtgtttagggtttagtaattacggtttagtaattagggtttagaaattagggtttagaaattagggtttagggtttagaaattagggttttagaacgagtttttaaacgaacggtttagagtttagggtttaggggttagggtttagggtttagggttaagggttaagggtttacggagtaaacccgaaaaccctaaaccctaaactctaaatcgggctaaatcctaaaaaaaacttaaaaaacctcaaaaaacgttaacatgcatcaggtgcattttaagctcctgttgatttttttttttatgaatctacacaatgtcagtagattacgaatttttttttttaaattggagctctaatgtaaaagatataaaaatctcattttacTTATTCCCTTATCCCAAAAATACCACTTATCCCTCGatctcccatatatatatatatatatatatatatatatatatatatatatatatatatatatatatatatatatatatatatatatatatatatatatatatatatatatatatatatatatgtatatatatatatatatatatatatatacatatatatatatatatatttcacacCCCCAAATGTGAACTAGGGATAACTGTGACCATTCATATCAAACtacaattgtataaacgagaaccactctatataagacgttttttatACTAGATTTTTTTAATTGCAACGGAATATTAAAGGTTCGTTGTTTACATTAAATGAAATATCTAAAAAacataaacatttataaaataaaTGTGATGAATGCAGACTCCAATCAAGCAGCTTTTTTTTGAACATCTATTGGGATCAcctgagggggactaaaccacccattGCGATCATCATCATGTAGCACATCAGCTAGTtatctgagacaaaacatgcttaaagagtcaacacaaaggttgagtgaaatcataggtttatataatcatATAAGAGTTGTATCAGACCAAAATTTCTAGTTTTAAAGCAGATATAAACATATCAAAATAAGTATACCATGAGTGTATAATATCGAAGCTAAACAATTACCCCTCGACACTTAGAACTCGTGTCAGTAATCATTATCATGTAACCAATTGACCAGCAGTCAATGGATAtgaacgttactcccgataggcctattcataataattaagcttgcaacaaaTACCATCAATTGACGATATTATGGTGAGGGTTTAGCATGTGTTAAAACATGTAGCAAGATTCTCTTGTGGGTTGCATATAAGTTGTACTTATGTCTAACATGTAAAACAGTTTAAAACGTAGCATGTGCCTCACCCAAAGTTATAAACATTATAAAGAAAAGGGGCTATAAAATTCACCTTAAATGCACTGAAGGAGTTTATTAGACAAACGTAATAAAACAGTAAATAgaacgagatctcaacctagagatataaattTGGTCAGTGTTTGTCTAACAGACGTTTAAGTGTTGTCaacttgtgttattattattattataataaagttTAGATGACATTTAGGTATATAAGTATTTAAATAATTTCCTTTATTTAAATATCGattatatataagtaaatatattatttattgttttatgaatatataatacatatatttataattattttaactAACTAGTATCTTCAATACtagttattaaattatatatatatatatatatatatatatatatatatatatatatatatatatatatatatatatatatatatatatatatatatatatatatatatatataattagattaagtatttaaacaatatttaattatttaaataatgataagtattttattatttaggttatatatatatatatgtatatatatatgcatatatatatatatatatatatatatatatatatatatatatatatatatatatatatatatataaattcttagtTTTTAAATAATGTAATTAGAATCTTTAAACATATCATATTAATTTAATAAAGATAAGATATTTTAATAATCTAATATATTatcttatttattttataattgccaaaaatattacatatattataatataatatttttagtttaaataatttaactattacttaattataatttttacttttaaaatttaacatttaacatatcataatatgatatattaatttataagATTTTATCTTTTAAATACTCGTattcaaaaattatatatataaataatctccaaaaattAATGTTATAACTATAtaagtttattaatattaatatttatatgtaattatataagtatattaatattctaaaatttatataatttttatagagTTTGTATTTAAATACAACTCAtgtatttaaataattatttacctaatttaacttatatataaatataatatttatatgtcaaaaattttatataaataaatataaatattttgaaagtataactataaaatttatatgcTTTTAAATAACATATTTATTTAGTTAAAGATTTATATTaaaataaattaatatttatataacatattatctttaatcaaagtttattaaattttcgcttttatatatatatatggtcataatcaagagggaaacacttttttggggggaagtaaagtaatttttttttgtttttttcgaatttttttcaggcatcaagtttaggtgaaaatatgaaaaTTAAAAAAAGACaccttgtgatgaatgttattattttggcggtaaaacgctcgaagaaaaaaaatgaaaacattcaattttttttttgattGAATATTTTGATTctaagtttatttgcatcgttttgttttcatgtcGTGTGATgtgttttttttcgaaatttagcccgatttagaatttagggtttagggtttagggggtaatgttttgggtttagtcactaaagccaaaaccctaaaccctaaactctaaatcgttcgtgttaaaatattcaatctaaactctaatttctaaaccctaaaccctaatttcttaaccaaaaaccctaatttctaaaccctattagctaaaccctaatttgtaACCCCCTAATAtttaaactctaatttctaaccccttaaaaaaaagtcagaatcaaaacattcaatgcattgaatgttttcatttttttcttcgagcgttttaccgccaaaataataacattcatcacaaagtgtcgtttttaaatgttcatattttcatgtgatcttgaaggCTGAAAAAAAACaattttgaaaaaaataaaaaataattacttccctccaaaaaagtgcttccctcttgattatatatatatatatatatatatatatatatatatatatatatatatatatatatatatatatatatatatatatatatatatatatatatatataatcaagagggaatcacttttttgggggaagtggggggaagtaaaTATTTCTTTTAAATTTTGgttctttttgaattttttttcagacatcaaaatTAGGTAAAAATGTGAACATTTAAAAAATACGCTTTGTGaggaatattattattttggcggtaaaacgctcgaagaaaaatatgaaacattcaatgcattgaatattTTGATTCTGATTTTACTTGCAtcattttgttttcatcttgtgtgaagtattttttttgaaatttagcccgatttagagttgggTTTAGTCcccaaacccaaaacc
The window above is part of the Rutidosis leptorrhynchoides isolate AG116_Rl617_1_P2 chromosome 1, CSIRO_AGI_Rlap_v1, whole genome shotgun sequence genome. Proteins encoded here:
- the LOC139885837 gene encoding cell division protein FtsZ homolog 1, chloroplastic-like, which produces MATHSYTILQLSGYQSTSNNCINAGTTLLSSSSSLCFKPSRAPRRLGCRRSGVCCSFSSMESAKIKVVGVGGGGNNAVNRMIGSGLQGVDFYAINTDSQALVQSVAQNPIQIGELLTRGLGTGGNPLLGEQAAEESKEAIGNALKGSDLVFITAGMGGGTGSGAAPVVAQIAKEAGYLTVGVVTYPFSFEGRKRSVQALEAIEKLQKNVDTLIVIPNDRLLDIADENTPLQDAFLLADDVLRQGVQGISDIITIPGLVNVDFADVKAVMKDSGTAMLGVGVSSSKNRAEEAAEQATLAPLIGSSIQSATGVVYNITGGKDITLQEVNRVSQVVTSLADPSANIIFGAVVDERYNGEIHVTIVATGFAQSFQKSLLANPKGAKLVDRNQEAVQPLISPKSLNMPSATPSRSRKLFF
- the LOC139885836 gene encoding transcription initiation factor TFIID subunit 6-like, with the protein product MSVVEKETIQVVQQTIGVSNLSPDVYPDLAADIEYRLREIMQEAIKCMHHSKRTAMTSDDVDTALQIRRMEPLYVGSGNSLRFKRAARSKDMFYVESKDVELREVIESPLPKAPLDTAVVSHWLAIEGVQPATPENAPLEVLLAPVDNKKPDSKEDAISGGENKTPVKHVLSIELQLYFEKVTDVTVSRSNSIIFDKALLSLATDAGLHPLVPYFVYFVAEEVTRKLNNLHLLFALMRLVRSLLENPHLHIEPYLHQLMPSVMTCLVSKNLGNKFTDNHWDLRNFTANLVGLICGRFGYGYHNLHLRVSRTLLHAFMDPTKTFSQHYGAIKGITALGPSVVRQLILPNLDSYLQFIEPEMQLDKQKNESRRQEAWRVHGALMRAAGLCIYSQLRMIPNFLSPPTHSIWKRNGKFGTANPNKRKAASMNNLMEQPLKKVATGDGSHLVKVEMQGAASGFSITRGGSDVGMPRYLPNDNMAGVNGRRDKFSASQISSIAVSRAWKKEINAGHLLPKLYEIFGQSMFHFVPSPELCNLHL